One stretch of Candidatus Baltobacteraceae bacterium DNA includes these proteins:
- the ychF gene encoding redox-regulated ATPase YchF yields the protein MALSCGIVGLPNVGKSTIFNALTRSANALAANYPFATIEPNIGEVPVPDDRLKVLGEIVGAARIVYASTRFVDIAGLVRGASKGEGLGNAFLSHIRETDAIAMVVRCFEDPNVTHVEGAPDPIRDIDIIGIEMALADLATMAKRHERLSREARADLKLRPMLAAAERLIAELEAGRPARIFELGSLESELARESFLLTIKPVIYVANVDEGQIGTPGPLAQAVLKRAAEEHGQAIVLSGKIESELAGLSDEEAREFCEELGIARSGLDQLILSAYNTLGLMTFLTAGPKETRAWTIDRGSKAPQAAGKIHTDIERGFIRAEVVSYDDYARLRSLDAIRAAGLLRSEGKDYVMQEGDVVEFLFKV from the coding sequence ATGGCCCTTTCTTGTGGAATCGTCGGTTTGCCCAATGTCGGCAAGTCGACGATTTTCAATGCACTCACGCGTTCGGCGAACGCGCTCGCAGCTAACTATCCCTTCGCGACGATCGAACCAAACATTGGTGAGGTCCCCGTCCCAGATGACCGTTTAAAGGTACTCGGAGAGATCGTCGGGGCAGCCCGAATCGTGTACGCGTCCACTCGTTTCGTGGACATTGCGGGTCTCGTTCGCGGAGCAAGCAAGGGCGAAGGTCTGGGCAACGCGTTTCTCAGTCACATTCGCGAGACGGACGCGATCGCAATGGTCGTGCGCTGTTTCGAAGATCCCAATGTCACACACGTTGAGGGCGCTCCGGATCCGATTCGCGACATCGACATCATCGGGATCGAAATGGCGCTCGCCGATCTCGCAACGATGGCGAAGCGTCACGAACGTCTCTCGCGCGAAGCGCGCGCCGACTTGAAACTGCGACCGATGCTTGCGGCGGCCGAACGTTTGATCGCAGAGCTCGAAGCCGGGCGTCCTGCGCGAATATTTGAGCTGGGATCGCTCGAATCCGAACTGGCGCGTGAAAGCTTTCTCCTTACGATTAAGCCGGTAATTTACGTCGCAAACGTCGACGAAGGGCAAATCGGAACGCCCGGACCGCTTGCGCAAGCGGTGCTCAAACGTGCGGCCGAAGAGCACGGCCAGGCCATCGTCCTCAGCGGAAAGATCGAATCAGAGCTTGCGGGCCTATCAGATGAAGAAGCGCGCGAATTCTGTGAGGAGCTGGGGATTGCGCGCAGCGGTCTTGACCAATTGATTCTTTCTGCATACAACACGCTTGGTCTGATGACGTTCCTTACCGCGGGTCCCAAAGAGACCCGAGCGTGGACGATCGACCGCGGCAGTAAGGCGCCGCAAGCGGCCGGTAAGATCCACACCGATATCGAGCGTGGATTCATTCGAGCCGAGGTCGTCTCGTACGACGATTATGCGCGCCTTCGCTCGCTGGATGCAATTCGTGCGGCCGGCTTGTTACGCAGCGAGGGCAAAGACTACGTCATGCAGGAGGGCGACGTTGTCGAGTTTCTCTTCAAGGTGTGA
- a CDS encoding bifunctional nuclease family protein gives MKVDKLGIDLLTHDPVVILKDLEGRRYLPILIGPFEATAIALALEGTQVPRPLSHDLMRMMLEALQAKLEQIVIHDIKDSTFFAKLIVKTNGETQEIDARPSDGIALALRMQAPIYVSDKIALEETVPDKKSDEEERDRFKKFIEELKPSDFKD, from the coding sequence ATGAAGGTTGACAAGCTCGGGATCGATTTGTTAACACATGATCCCGTCGTCATCCTTAAGGATCTCGAAGGTCGCCGTTACCTTCCAATTCTGATTGGTCCATTCGAGGCAACCGCGATCGCACTGGCATTGGAAGGAACGCAGGTCCCGCGACCGCTTTCCCACGATCTCATGCGCATGATGCTAGAAGCTCTCCAAGCCAAGCTCGAGCAAATCGTGATCCACGACATCAAAGACTCGACGTTCTTCGCAAAACTGATCGTGAAGACCAACGGCGAGACGCAAGAAATCGATGCGCGTCCTTCCGACGGGATCGCGCTCGCGCTGCGGATGCAAGCGCCGATCTATGTCAGCGACAAGATTGCGCTCGAAGAGACTGTTCCCGACAAGAAATCCGACGAAGAGGAACGCGACCGCTTCAAAAAGTTCATCGAGGAACTCAAGCCCAGCGATTTCAAAGATTGA
- a CDS encoding Glu/Leu/Phe/Val dehydrogenase — protein MSTAVIRDLSVFGEAIAYFNEAASLLDLTPGMRAILTHPSRQMIFSLPFQRDNGELEVYTGYRVQYNFARGPAKGGIRYHPGVTLDEVTALAFWMTWKCSVVDLPFGGGKGGVTCDPSKLSMNELERITRRYAAELVEVIGPDKDVPAPDVGTTPQIMAWFMDTYSMHVRQNVPGVVTGKPLEIGGSRGRVEATGRGVSIVALAELERLRIPQKNARVVVQGFGNVGSFAARFLSEAGCKVVGISDVTGGYYNDKGIDVKSAIAYAQEHHSLDGYRGGDKLPSGDVLEVDCDVLVPAALENVLTIVNARSIKAKLIVEGANGPTTPEADAILRERGIEVIPDIVANAGGVIVSYFEWVQDRQGFFWKEADVNERLREHLLLNFDAVRELAAARGVSYRTAAYMLAIQRVKTTLEIRGVYA, from the coding sequence ATGTCGACTGCGGTGATACGCGATCTCTCGGTGTTTGGCGAGGCGATCGCCTACTTTAATGAGGCCGCGTCGCTGTTGGATCTGACGCCCGGCATGCGCGCGATTCTCACGCATCCCTCGCGTCAAATGATCTTCTCGCTACCGTTCCAACGCGATAACGGCGAGCTCGAGGTCTACACCGGCTATCGCGTCCAGTACAATTTCGCGCGCGGTCCCGCAAAGGGCGGGATTCGCTACCATCCGGGCGTTACGCTGGATGAAGTCACGGCGCTCGCATTTTGGATGACTTGGAAATGTTCGGTCGTCGATCTGCCCTTCGGCGGCGGCAAAGGCGGCGTCACGTGCGATCCGTCAAAACTTTCGATGAATGAGCTCGAGCGCATCACGCGCCGTTACGCAGCCGAGTTGGTTGAAGTCATCGGGCCGGACAAAGACGTCCCCGCGCCCGACGTCGGAACGACGCCGCAGATCATGGCATGGTTCATGGATACGTACTCGATGCACGTTCGTCAAAACGTGCCGGGCGTCGTCACCGGTAAGCCTCTCGAGATCGGCGGTTCGCGTGGACGCGTTGAAGCGACCGGCCGCGGTGTTTCGATTGTGGCGCTCGCCGAGCTCGAACGTCTGAGGATCCCACAGAAAAACGCGCGCGTTGTCGTTCAAGGCTTTGGAAACGTCGGTTCCTTTGCAGCTCGCTTTCTTTCGGAGGCGGGCTGTAAAGTTGTTGGGATCTCCGATGTCACCGGCGGCTACTACAACGACAAAGGCATCGACGTCAAGAGCGCGATCGCATACGCCCAAGAGCATCACTCGCTCGACGGCTACCGCGGTGGCGATAAACTTCCGTCGGGTGATGTTCTCGAGGTCGATTGCGACGTGCTCGTTCCTGCGGCGCTCGAGAACGTCCTCACGATCGTGAACGCACGAAGCATCAAAGCAAAGCTAATCGTCGAAGGCGCAAACGGTCCGACGACGCCCGAGGCCGATGCGATCCTCCGTGAGCGCGGCATCGAAGTCATCCCTGATATCGTGGCAAATGCCGGCGGCGTCATCGTCTCGTATTTCGAATGGGTACAAGATCGCCAAGGCTTCTTCTGGAAAGAGGCCGACGTGAACGAGCGCCTGCGCGAACACCTCTTGCTGAACTTCGACGCAGTGCGCGAACTTGCGGCTGCGCGCGGCGTGTCGTATCGTACCGCCGCGTACATGCTGGCGATTCAGCGGGTCAAAACGACGCTCGAAATCCGCGGAGTGTACGCTTAA